Proteins found in one Mytilus edulis chromosome 2, xbMytEdul2.2, whole genome shotgun sequence genomic segment:
- the LOC139511195 gene encoding uncharacterized protein, with product MEEDKEKIIFPDEDSYFPHDNELEDGIFFPDENAIYFPDENGIFFPDANLSSDEECYDEDNFCCSNMCSLKLSKHDIRTAKGSYPADSVSQANWIVQYLNMHSTVSNEVSEGKVVMKFKNSFFICGKVVCEKNWREIYGISDFRFKKYRQMCISGQTHVIHGNSSTFKLQPNSSECLGWLLNYVSSIGEHLPNENKIELPAGMTKRDVFEAMDKELGIASVPEKSKYRLWNKFCSNVKTTKGSTFSKCHLCITMNDQLLKSVLIKDHLKTDLLRAQRQEHWNDIRAERIEYYKRRDFSRQDPSEMMCIIIDAMDQCKTALPILRRRVSKDINSRVVQPIKTYLTGALIHRQGNSNNKVGHCYFDFTQYCHDTNLNISVLMEILRDYKNELGNQLHLQMDSASNNKNSLMIAFGGMLVHMKIFKEVYFHMLPVGHTHEDVDAMFHNIADVLKVDVFTFPDLKSQIESISFIEKVKQIRNIWDVKKWLEPFIVGSHSFNDCFHIHVHYNKGKIVWHYKKWSKSPWFPDTNNSNSYLDEKDKDGLVIFKGFPEDMPRPVPPSWNSDLVRQLDFVGKKLIKSGLLTVEEEKWWSDLSVAKIQGGDYENEIAQCPLLEIIETVAARISPEEILIPEEIQNLQNQQKRVNVAYSGKYINPAKRAKKNQEDIMDNTLDLNTETDVYVSTEAEMAYQFPVTTKSGRKATRFVTCT from the exons ATGGAAGAAGACAAGGAAAAAATAATCTTCCCAGATGAAGATTCTTATTTCCCCCACGATAATGAATTGGAAGATGGTATTTTTTTCCCTGATGAAAATGCTATTTATTTCCCTGatgaaaatggtatttttttccCTGATGCAAACTTATCATCAGATGAAGAATGTTATG atgaggACAATTTTTGTTGCTCAAATATGTGCTCTTTGAAATTGTCAAA GCATGATATCAGAACTGCAAAAGGGAGTTACCCAGCAGACAGTGTGTCACAAGCTAACTGGATAGTACAGTATCTGAATATGCATTCTACCGTTTCTAATGAAGTTTCAGAAGGCAAAGTGGTGATGAAATTCAAGAATAGCTTTTTTATATGTGGAAAAGTAGTATGTGAAAAAAACTGGAG agAAATATATGGTATTTCCGATTTTCGATTCAAAAAGTACAGACAGATGTGTATAAGTGGACAAACCCATGTAATCCATGGTAACAGTAGTACATTTAAATTACAACCAAATTCTTCAG aATGTCTGGGATGGTTGCTTAATTATGTCTCCTCCATTGGGGAACATTTGCCAAACGAAAACAAGATAGAATTGCCTGCAG GAATGACCAAAAGAGATGTTTTCGAGGCCATGGACAAAGAATTGGGAATAGCATCTGTGCCAGAAAAGTCTAAATACAGACTTTGGAATAAGTTTTGTTCAAATGTGAAAACAACAAAG gGATCAACCTTTTCGAAATGCCATTTGTGCATAACCATGAATGACCAACTTCTAAAATCTGTGTTGATTAAAGATCACCTAAAGACAGATCTTTTGAGGGCTCAAAGACAGGAACATTGGAATGATATAAG AGCAGAGAGAATAGAGTACTACAAAAGAAGAGATTTTTCAAGACAGGATCCCTCTGAGATGATGTGCATCATTATTGATGCCATGGATCAGTGCAAGACAGCATTACCAATATTGAGACGAAGGGTGTCTAAAGACATCAACAGCAGAGTGGTTCAACCAATAAAGACTTACCTTACAGGGGCATTAATTCATAGGCAAG gtAACAGTAATAATAAAGTTGGACATTGTTATTTTGACTTTACTCAGTATTGCCATGATACTAATTTGAATATAAGTGTTTTGATGGAAATATTAAGAG ATTACAAGAATGAATTGGGGAATCAATTACACCTTCAGATGGACAGTGCTTCCAATAATAAAAACAGTTTGATGATAGCATTTGGTGGGATGCTTGTTCATATGAAGATATTTAAAGAg GTCTACTTCCATATGCTACCAGTTGGACATACACATGAG gatgTTGATGCAATGTTCCACAATATTGCTGATGTTTTGAAAGTAGATGTTTTTACTTTCccag atctGAAATCACAGATTGAAAGTATATCCTTCATAGAAAAAGTAAAGCAGATAAGAAATATATGGGATGTGAAAAAGTGGTTGGAACCTTTTATAGTTGGAAGCCACAGTTTCAATGATTGTTTCCACATTCATGTTCACTATAATAAAG gaaaaatagTTTGGCATTACAAGAAATGGAGCAAAAGTCCTTGGTTTCCAGATACCAATAACTCTAATAGTTATTTAGACGAGAAGGATAAGGATGGATTAGTAATATTTAAg GGATTTCCAGAAGACATGCCAAGACCAGTTCCTCCATCCTGGAATTCTGATCTGGTAAGGCAGCTCGATTTTGTTGGAAAGAAACTGATTAAAAGTGGGCTGTTAACAGTAGAAGAAGAAAAATGGTGGAGCGATTTGTCTGTGGCTAAAATACAGGGTGGTGATTATgag aatgagATAGCCCAATGCCCATTGTTGGAAATAATTGAGACTGTGGCAGCAAGAATTAGTCCAGAAGAAATTTTAATACCAGAAGAAATCCAGAATTTGCAGAATCAGCAAAAAAGAGTAAATGTG GCATATTCTGGGAAATATATTAATCCTGCCAAAAGAGCAAAAAAGAATCAAGAGGACATTATGGATAACACATTGGACCTTAATACAGAAACTGATGTGTATGTCTCTACTGAAGCAG